The window TAGCCGAGCTTCTTTTTTTGTGATAATGGTGTAAATAGTTGAGCGGCAAAATAGTTCGATGGACCCTTGTGCTATATccattttgtaatgtggatactcctatttacatgtttgttatctagacccttgaacccattaaaaaacaacattttaaacacatTTTTGCTTATGTGGCATTAAATAGATGATGTGGCAAAATGCGTGTAAACACGCGTTTTTTGAGCgcatgattaaattacaaaaatatttataatatttaaaaaattcaaaaaaaagtaaaatactcCCTCACCCCCAACCTCCGTTCCAACACCCTCCCCCCTCGTCCCCCGCCGTCCACCACCTTCCCCATCCCCCCACGCCGTTCAAATAgggaaaaaaagatttttttttaatgagatTTTTGCCGGAATTATAGCTCCAGCATAGAATCCGACCACCATCTCCAAAATTCGACCAAGACAACCACTAAACCACCACCAAAACACCATTAACAGCCTCATCTCCCATCTTCACTGTCAGAGCTTCGCCGAAAAAGCTCACCTAAGCTCCAGCAAAGCAACCACAAATTGGTTCCATCCAAACTCACCGAGATACCACCAAAAAAACTCGTTCCCACCTTCGTTTCTTTCAAGAACTTACAGCTCCAAATTTAGAAATTTCTAACCAACAACCCACCATTTCTTTCAACCATCATCACTTTCAATCAAATCCATAGCAATTCAAACCAAACATCATggaatcaattcaaaaaaaaaccTCAAATTTCAATTGCATTCCAATTTTACCATGGAATCAGATTCTGCTAACAAAATCTCAAAGACATCAGTTACCCTTAATTTAACTGATCAAACAAACTCAAGAAGTGTATGTTCATTACTTTAATTTGCCAACTGTATACTACGATACATGCTTCAAGTATCTGCTCTTCAAAAACCACAATTTTggatcatcaaaaatcatcatccTTAAATCATTGCAAAGTTGAAAAAGAAGGACCAAATATTCTTAGCCAACACAACattttttaataagaaaaaaaagaagaaatagaaaattaagaacagcaaaaagaaagaaaagggtgaagagagGAACAAGAGAAGGATGGGTTGgggggttttcttttatttatttattttaatatttaatattttttatacttaaaaaTGACGTGGCTGCTGTTGTGGGGCGGGTGTATTACACTCACtgaaaaagtgtttaaaatgttgctttttagtgggttcaagggtctaaatgacaaacatgtaagtaggagtatccacattacaaaatggACATAGTACAAGGATCCATCGAACTATTTTGCCTAGTTGAGCTTCTATTTCTTTAACTGTTTCAATAGTTTTAAATCTCATAGTACCTATACTCGGCTCTGTTGGTGGTTGTGAGAGACTTGTGATACAGGAGCAAAATAACCAGCCAATTAAGGGTTATTTAGGTTGAGCATTCTGTATTTTTGTAGGCAATCCAACTTTAGTCTGTGACTTTGTTTGATGTTAACTGACATTAGCTTGGACCTGTTGCATCGGAGTCTTAGTTTGTAACCAATTACTAGTTTCTATGAGCTTTGTCTTGTATTATCTGTCATTTCTTGCTGGTGGTTTTGACCTCCTAAAGGAAATTTGGCTTTGCATGTAGCACAGAATTACTTCGGCTGTTTCTTCGCATTGCCAATCGTTGTATCCTCAATGAGATGGGGCGTCGCAGCTGGCAGGAAAACCATGGTTTGTCCTCTCCACGTGCCTATTATATTGGACATTCTCTTATTCATGAACGCTTGTTCATCTACATTCTCTAACGATATTTGTCTCATCGTGTTAGGTGGCAACTGTTATACTCTTGTTTGTCTTGTCTGGTCCAGTGAAAGCATTAAATTACATGGTGAGTGATATCTTATAAACCGTAAAAGATTTATATATAGGCTAGTGAGATATCACAGTTTCGCTATTAGCTTTTCCTATGATACTTGTTATCCTTGGCGGCTCTGTCTGCTTCAGTACTTGATGTTCACAAAGGTACTATTCATGTTTAGGTGATGATGTTACTAAAGTAGCTACACTTTTTTCTCCTGATTCAGTTAATGCATGGTTTACTTGGCTTCACAATGGGTTCCTTATGGAGGTATGTAGTTATTTGATTTGCGACTCTATACCTTATTCGTCAAATCATTGTAATGGGAATCCGGTTTGACAGTCTTCAAAGAGTTCTGTAACTTTGTCGCAACCCCTCATCGGGAAACACCCAGCTCCCGGCCCCCTCCTCCAAAAAGGAAAGAATTGAATAAGTAACAAAATAAAGGAACAAATCTGGCACTGCAGTCTTCCCCCATATATATCCTATTCCTGTTTGTTCTTGTGCGCCTCCTCCTCCCCCATCACCAGAATCCTCAAAGCGAAACGAAAGGAGCAGATTGAAAAATTTGTCGGGAGAATTCTTTCCCTTTATAAAAGAAATGTGCATTTATTATTTTACCTAAGGGTGTGACTAAAGTGGGAGGAGAACCGTGGAAACAAAGTGATCTCTTCCTATTTTTGACTAAGCGGACAGAGTTAGCTGATGGCAAGTCCATAGTGGAAGAGTCGAGGTGCACAAAGGCGGTGAGGATAATAACACCGGCCCCAAAAGAGAAAAGTTGCATTTATTGTTCCATTTTACATCCTTAAAGTACCAAAAGGAGTTGTAGTCAATTGTTTTTGTCATGTGGACAAATGACTATAATAGTTCACTGACTTCTCTGCCGAGCTGTTCCGGGGTTTACAATAAACAAAGATATGCACTGGACACACACTCTGCACCCTTCACGTAAAATGTTGCTGCTCTTTGATTAGTTTAACGATTGCATGATGTTTTATTTCTGATCTCGTCAGGTTGAGAACAAGTTGGGGTGCCTCAATCTTCTTGTGCGCTCTTGTACGTTCTCTCCCTCCACCATTTTTCCTTCTTTGAGAATGTTTTAACACATCACAGGCAATCCCAACATGGCGCGTCTATTTTGATTTTACAGGCTCGAGCTGTGGGTGCTCTCGGATATGTTTTGTTATCCTCATTTTTAATAGGAGAAAACATACTTGCTCTGGTAATTTATAACTTCGATGATCTTCTTTACAATGTTCAGTTATTCTTACAAATGAAATGATAAATCGATTACTCATGTGTTCATTCTTTGCTTGTAGATCACGATAAATATTCATGCTGCTCTCTCGTACATCCTCGCATCTTTAGGCAGTACAATAGTTCCATCTATGAACTTTATATACACCTTATTCGGAACTCTGGTACGTGTGATGCCTTCTTCTTATCTATTCAATTTGCGCACAGAAAGCTAATGTTTTCTTTTTTCGACTATTTTTGTCTCCTGGTACTGCAGCTTTTGATAAATTGCACGTTCTTTGTGTTCTTGCTGCATCTTCTCTATGCCATTTTCCTTACCAAATTCGGCATGAAAGCTCATTTGAGGTTGCCAAGGTGGTTAGCCATATCAATTTAAACAGGTGAAAAAGAGCACTCTCATTCTAGGCGCGGTAGAAGTGGTACTCAGCGCGGATACTACACCATCGTAATGGTTAGTACAAGATTATTTTGATTACCATTGATTCAAGATTGTCGATATGAATAGGCAATCAACTTCATCTGCTGTTCAAAGCAATATAAAGTCAgcaataaaaaatttgattgccCAGTTTACTTGTACATGTATTTGTAATCCATATTGGCCAATGCACTGAAAATTTCATCTGATGGGAGATGATAATACTTTTGTGTCTACTTGTTTCAGTACTTCCCTTCTGGAAATCACTATTGGCTCTTTGAATGCATTGCTTAAAACTTCAAACTTTGCAACATTTGAAGTTTCTCCCTATTTGTATAAAGATTTCAACAACACACCTAGTGAAATCCCACGTGTGCAGGTCTACAAGAGGGTAGAAGTGTACGTAGTCTTTCTTGTTCTCGATAAGATAAATTATGTTTTTCGCAACACTCTTTcaactttagaagtagatttagTTGCAGGTAAGAGCGTTATACCCAGCCAACCCCATTGCAGCAAGAAAGGCGATCTTGCGCTCATTCCTATCGAGATCAACATTAATCGAAAAAAGGAAAGCAAAGCAAATATGGTGTGACCAGAAAAATGGATAACTACAATGatgtcaaaaagatttttgttaTTTGCATTCAATAAAATTAAGCTAAGACAGATCTAAGGAACACCTAAACCATTTTATACTTAGTTCTATTTCTTTGGACTCTGGTTACAATAGAGATGTGTGTGTGTGGTGGTTGGGGTGGGGGGGCAGGGAAATATATACTCTTTATCAACCACCAACAAATCTAAATCAGCTGAAATACAATAACCATCAATCTTCAAACCACAACAAATATTGTTTAAACATGACCTTTAGCAGGGTCAACAAATCAAAAACTCCTAGACAAACATCTTAGTCAAACTAAAATCGaaaggaaaaattcaaaaagaaattcaTTTAAGCTACTTGCctaaaacttgaaattgaaagcGAGTTCAAACAATAATGCTCGTTGAACCATCAAAACATCCTTCAAGCCAAGTCCAGGAATCGGCTAGGTAGCAACATGGAAAATTTCATTGAGAGGAATcagcaaagaaaagaaaaggaaagtcAAACGTCAACCCCAGGTAGTTCGTTCCCAGGTTGAAAGCTAAGAAATAAAAGCATCAAGAAGATCACAACTGGATCATACACTAATCAAAGGAAAAGATGATCTCGAGTTGACCAAGAATGAGAGAAATGTTGAGCAGTGTACCAAAAATTTGAGCGTAAACACAGCTCAAGCTTCTTTCCTTGTTATCCTGTCATATAAAAGTCGAAAGCATTAGGGATCGATTGTTTACAGTATGTGAATATATCATCAGCATGAGCCAAAACGGAAGAAAATGGTGACTAAGTCGCTCCATACATTGATGACATGAAACGTTTCATAaccttcatactcactttacgcCAGAAATGGTAATAAAGGAAACTGGATACTTCAATATTGGATCTTTGTAACAAACTTAAAAGGTTGATTTTGGTTTTATTGAGTAGACTGGGTACTTTACTTCAGATATTACGCTGAAATCAAATAATATATAGTGGGGTGGGGTACAATAACAATCAAGCACAATATTCCTCACCTGAAACAGTATATCCCGAGTGCTGATGTGATTTCATGAACAACAGATGTGGCAAAATGCAGATAGAGTGATACTGAAAAAAATGGGAAGAAATAATAACAATCAGCCAATAATTCATAAGAGTTGAAAAAACGACAAGGACCCTTGATCGGAGATCTCTTGATCAAAAGTAGAATATGGAGCAGACAGTTAACAAAGATGTTAGAAAAGAATCGTCAGCTCTCATGATTGGCTGATCTATCAATTTATTATTCTCTCCCTTGATCGACAGAAAAGTGATGAGCTAAGTTGCGCAAACTCTACACTCTTGAGTGTGGCAGCcatgttggattctccaaaaattaGTGTGGAGAATCCAACACGCACagctgacatttttgaagagtccgagcaacatagcagAAAACTGAAAAGTACATTTGCAGCTTCAGCAGAACTTATAACTTCTCCAGATATagctcaaaaaaaaaaagcatatcaTATCCATTTGAATCGTTAAAGCAGATGTAATACCTGAGAATGCAGTGTAAGCGAGAAGAACCCAGAACTCATCAACCATAGGAACTCTGCAAAGAAGAGATTCTCATGAGCTTATAGGAATACTAGATTTCCCAGAAAAGAATCTTTGTGACATGTAAAGCTACACACTTTTTGACTTATATTCCTTGAATGAACGAGAATGGTTTCGACTTACCCATCATTAAGTCTGGCAGTGAGCGCATTTGCAACAGCAAAAGGTAGACAAAGCAGAGACTGCAAACATAAAGTTACACTTCAGAAATCCTGAAACCACAATGCTCGAAGCATCATCTATTTATTTGTCTTATTCTTCCAATAAATTGTTTTCTACCATACTATCTCATTCAACATTCAATGGAGAGATAATCAGCAACAACAAAACAACACCGATGCTCTGTCAATACTAAACTCCGAGGATTCAGTTCTCCAACTGATACAATTAAAATGTTCCGatttatttaagaaataaagatAGTTTTACGCGTTTTTGTCAAAAATTTCCGAGGCAGCTGAAAACATAGCCACTGTATTACCCCACAGGCCCACACAACGAAAGAGCAGGTGTAACTCTCCTGATGGAGTTGATTAGTTTTTTAATGTAAATCTGCAAGCTTCCAAGGTGACCACCATAATCAATTGGTTAGTTCCTCAACTACGCTTTAACTGCATAAAAATCCTCCAGGACACCCTCAACATTCCCCCTATCAACACCGCCCCAAAGACCTCACATCACTTGTGCCCCTACCTATTCGGCAAATGTCACTGCTGCTCCTACTGATTGGCAACCAATTGGGATGAAATCTCTCCGTGGCTGAGATTAAGGTGATGGGAGGCAGACTGTTAGGGTCTGAGAGTTGTGTGCTGAAGGTGCATGAATGCTTAGCTCACATGGTCTGATCTTAATTCTgggttctttttgtttttcaggGTTCAATGTGAATTGTACATACTCAGCAAGTGCGATTCGGTGGACCCAATTGCCAAATCCAAATGGAAGTACTTTTAGATCAAAGACGCCAAAAGTGCAAGTTATTAAGCCTCAATCACGGAGTATCGAAGATTCATTAATAGGTGTTAGTAATAGAGCATATAGATGTCAGACTCCTCCGCTGAAATCACAAGGCATAGATAtcaacttaaagaaaagttggaTTAGTTTAAACCAGAAAGAATTCTAGACACTTGGCCAATCTAAAGACTTTATAAGATTAATTTAGCACCATCAGAAAAAGCAGTGTACCATGCACATGTTTGTTTTCAGACCCTTGGGTTCATCACACAGGTGAGCCAAAATTAATCTTCCCtggaaaaaacaagaaaaaaaaaaaaaaaaaaacttagaaacAATTTAAGATGAACTTCAAATAGATATTGAGCATGGCATTGATTCACGTAGCAAGAGATGAGATTCAAGAATGCCGCTAAAGATCTGCAACTACTCATTTGCGCAAGTATCTTCAGGAAACAGCTCATACTCGATAATTGAGAGGACATAACATCTAACAGTGCAGAAAATATCAGTAAACAGCAATTATCAGTTTCTTGGATATCTCATTTTAGAATAGGTTGCTCACCAAGAAAATATAGTAATGAATAAAACCACGAGCAAGATGGAGATAAATTACCACAAGAAATCCGAATGCAAGCCCAGTTCCGATAACCACAAGATGAGGATAGTTCTTCATTAAATTAGATGGAGATAAATAGTCCCTGCTCAACGGCCAAAATTACATTCCACAATATGGTCCCAAAAATAATTAGTATTCTGAAAGTGAGAGATACCACAGAAGCACTCCTCCCAGTAGCACAACAAATGGGTAAAGCTGTCAACATGAGAAATGAAATTTTTCAAAGACAGACTAAAATAACCAGACCAGCTATATAATCTAAGAAATGCACTTACCATGGCCAGTGCCCGCGGCATACTTCCTTTTGTTGCCTGAACAACCTTATGAACATTGTTAATACTGCCAAAAGAAATTGGCGTTAATACTGTTCAACTAGTCTTAAATGTTACAGCAGACTAAGTACTGAAATTAGCTAGAATCCAGAATTTTTAGATGGTGAATGTGGCAGAAATAGTCTCTGTTTTCACCAGAAAGGTGAAACGACATAGAATAAAGTTTTTAACTTTCCAAAGAGATGCAATACTACAATGCTAATGATGGGCATTGCCAAGATTGAAAAAATGATGCCATTTGCAATGATCTGATAAATAaaacacatatctgtttcaagcCCATTTGCAAGAGATCAGAAAGAATCACTGAagaaaagggaaaagaccaaCCGAAGTATGAAAAAGTACTCACTTGCAATAGAGCGTTGGAATAACAGCAAAAGCTACCATCAGCAACAACACGGCCTTATTGGTTTGAATTTCTGAAGTCAACGGATAACAGAAATAAGAACAATATGAAACACCAAAATCAACTTTGAACAAACAGGAAACATAGTCAGTATCCAGAAATAATACATATGGATAGGTTCATGGAAGCAACAATAATCTGAAGGCAGGTATAGAGGCACAGACTTCATAAAGCATAAAATTAGAATTTGATGTCACTTGGAAATCccatttaaaaataagaataagaaaagaaagagatcGAACACGACATGCATTAGAAGCGAAATGTTGTGAGGTGCATGGGATAAAGAATGCAAGTAACACACTTTAATCAGCTTGAACGGGAGTCCAaggatctttaagcttcttgattATGAGCAACTGTAAAAAGCCTAAGTCAGACGTCATGCAGATTACATAACTGAAGTGCCGTAACTCAACAATAAGTACAAAAGAAGGCAGGTAACCCATTTTTATCAGCTTCAGTATGTTGCAGAAGTTCAACACTACCCTCCCCCAATAATTTACTTTGCTACATGACTGCTGTCCCCTGCTTAATGCAGCTAGAAATTAGAGTTTACGTACGGAAACTGTGAGATAAATCAAGTAGCCAACATCACGATGTCCCAAACAGCTACTCTTAACTGAAGAGTATTCGCTCTATAATGATCCCCCACTTTGAATAAACCATCTTGTCTTAGCTTTACTCCCACAGCGTGATGTGTAAACTCTGGCATGAGTACTTTGTCTTAGATATAGCTAAGATGTATAAGCTTCTTAATTCTTTAAACAATAAAATAGAACAGAACTTCAGGCAAATGACCCATTTAACCAGCTGCGGATAACAAGAAGTTTTAACTTCAAGCCTTCATAGGTCCTGAGGTCAAGAGAGTGTCTTGATCATGAGTTGTTATGCAACGACTAATTCACAAGTCATGCAACACCATAAACAGAAGCAAAAAGTCTACCATTTGCAGCAGAATTCAAAGTTCAAAGCTTTCAAGTTTGATACATAAAATCATGGAAAGTGTTCAACAGAAGAAAAAATAACTGCTGTAAATTGAAAGGTAAGAAGTTTAAGGGAACACAGAACTGAAAGGAGAgcatactctttattttttacaaaaatagcataatataatcaatgtaACTACACAAATAACATATCAGCTACTACGATCAGCACTCGGCACTCCATAATACATACATAGAGAGAGAGacagacacacacacacaaacacacacagaGGGTTGGGGAAAAACTTAAAAGCTGAAAGACAAAAGACACTTATGCAAGCCTTACCGTTCAGAAAAGGAACCCAGCTCACGAGTGGCATAGACTTCCCAAACGGTTGAGCCCACCACTCAGATCCTGAAATCATGAAGTGTCAAGCTGTTAATAGTGAAAACTGGTAAAATGAGCCAAAACAATACACTGGGGTAGTCGGGAGTGACGAAGGACATCAGAAGGGATGTCCTATTGGGCAGTTTCAGATGTATCTAAAAGGGGTGGGCGAGAGAGAGCAAAACCAAGCTTACCCACTAGAGCTGTAAAGAAATGGCTGAAATATATCAACATGAGACCCTCTGTCGGTCCATTTACTACAGGAAGAACTAGAGTGTTGGTGAAATAGCTGCGAAACAGAGAAACATCCAAAAACAAATTAAGAGATCGCAGTTACTTAAAATATCCATGAACACTAGGATGAAACATTGATCCAGACATCTATCTCATAAAGTTCTTTCCCGAGATAACCAAGAAATCCGTTGTTTCCGGCTTCAAACCTCGGGAGAAAATGGACCTGCCCTCTACCCTTATCTACTTAAATACAAGACTTGATTACCCAGCTAGGATTCGAACTTGTGATGTGCGCCTAGCCCCCTACCACATATCCCGTGTTAAATTAACTTTGCCATAGCACAAAAATCCCAGGGCATTTCTCTTTTATATAGTTTAATCAAACTATCTTCTAAACCCATGAATCTATCCTGTAGAGGTTGTTGAGTTCATTACTATTCAAATAATAGCTATAGCAACTAGTCACAGCATTTGATTTACATTTTCTCTTACTTATCTGTCCTTCTAATATTCTAAACCAATATATGCAACAGTTACATCGAAACACCTACCTTTCCCAAGTAGCAAAGTAGAAAGGAACAGCTGATATAACCCAGAACCAGAAAACATTCCGTCCACACATAGCAGTGCTCCCAAAAGCCAAGGCTTCAAACTGTCCATATTAAACACGAAATCTGTAAGTCACACGTTTTCCCAGGGAAAGAAAAAGGATTACTAGAACACAGGACATACTGCACATGCAAGCGCATCACATCCTGCAAATTGTGAAAGCCAAGATATCTGATTAGAATCATAGCAAGAAACCTAATCAGAATCACAGCAGTTTGCACATGCCCAGCTTAgagaataaaatacaaatatataaatgagaaaaaagagGAGCAATCACCATGATCAAAAAGCTCTCCTAGTGGACTAGAGGAATTTGTTCGTCTTGCTTGTTTTCCGTCAACAGCATCAAATGTCTACATGCATTAAGAGtccaacaaaacaatacaatcaaAAACGAACTCCAACAGAAGAAACCATTCCaaagaaggaaattgacacataCAGTTTTAAGAAATAGCTTTTACTACAAAACAGCAGCACAACAGAGAAACCATATGCCTCACCTCCAATATTCCTCTTTTTTATAAATGATTAAAGGTAAAAGTCCTATGTTGCATGGATCCTTATTTACCTTCTTGTAACTTATATCAAACCGGTATGACATGGTACATATCAAAAATGTTCCTCAAATGCTACTACAAATAACCAATGGAAAAATACACTCATAAAAGAGCATTCTATATGTGGTAATGACACAAGTTTAAATACACCAAACGCATctctatataaaaaattaaacatggAACTCAAGAAGCATATATATGGTAAAAATAATCATGACTGTGAAACACATGTCAACTATCTAAGCATTGCTGCTACAAGAACAAATTGAGAAGATTAGAATGGTGGCTAAGACGGGCAAACCTGATAAAGGAAGAGAAGCAATCCATGTGCAAAATTAACCCATCTTGGAGGAGGTGAATCCAACTGTGGAGAATAAATCTGGGGAGAAGAATTATCCAGTAAGAGGGAAGTAGACTACACAAGTGTTGGGCAGACTCATGAGTCATGTCATCAGGAAAGCAGAAGAGCTTTCTATAATAGCATATAAGGATGCCACAAGCATAACAAACTGAAAAGCATCATTTCTTAATCCTTGTCAACTTTGTTAAACCATACCTTTTTAACAGTCAAAAAGAGAgaacgaaaaaaaaaaagtgttatcAACCACTGTTCCAGTGGAAGGCACGGTCTGCTGACAATCAAACTCGACTCCATATCATAAAAATTAGATACTCAAATCCAAATCCTTTGGAAGCCCACACTCATGTGTTAAGATGTATAGAATAGTAATTAGGAAATTCAGCATCAATCTTTAATTCTGATATAACTATCTAGTATTACAGATACTGCTTGTTTTACTGGTCCTAAGGGAATCTTTCAGAAGATATTCTGTAGCAGCAGATATAAACTGAAACTTCAAAACAATAGGCAGGGAAAACCAAAGCAAAGGCTGAAGAAATCATTCCCCTTCCCCTTGGACATGTAACAAAAAGTTATCTAGTATTACAGAAAAAGGATACGTGTTTCAGAGAGACAAAGTCCAACTCACATATCCGAGCAGCGCAGATGTGACCAAGAATAAAAATCCTGTAAGTGTAATCTGCAAAAGAAGTTATAGATCAGATCTCGCAGAGAATAGATTAGTGAGAACAATAACGTTTGCAATAAAGACCATAGGTTACAGCAGAACGTACCATATTCGGTCTGGGAAACATATACAGAACATGCACACCAAGAAAAAAGTTGTCAGTAACTCTAGATACGGAGAAAAAGATACAGCATGATAACCAGGCCAAAGCCATTATCAATTAATTGCCAAACTGGGTAACAAATTcgtgttaaattattttttctggCACCTGATGAGTATACACTCCGTacgtgtgtgtgtatgtatgaaACTGCATCAAAGCCTATTATAATATCGCAGAAGGAAATGATCTATATTTTCCCAACACTCTCAAAGTTGCCATAACAAATTGttcatttattttaatatcatcaTTATTGTTATCTTCTCATTAAGAAGGTTGTATGAGTGGCAAAAAGTTTGTCACAGTACGAAGATACTGAAAGcaatttttatttccttttgatAACCATGATCCT of the Capsicum annuum cultivar UCD-10X-F1 chromosome 11, UCD10Xv1.1, whole genome shotgun sequence genome contains:
- the LOC107847586 gene encoding uncharacterized protein LOC107847586 isoform X1, which encodes MNLLKLHHQHNYYHTKFSSISRNSSFSVPHFLIFTTHKPKINSLTVNNNYFLENFKQKNVRALTVKTQIWSDKEEEKEDSEGIEYLAADGVVYKKTLRLVEGAMFAAVSGLAYLLSNSLAIENYFGCFFALPIVVSSMRWGVAAGRKTMVATVILLFVLSGPVKALNYMLMHGLLGFTMGSLWRLRTSWGASIFLCALARAVGALGYVLLSSFLIGENILALITINIHAALSYILASLGSTIVPSMNFIYTLFGTLLLINCTFFVFLLHLLYAIFLTKFGMKAHLRLPRWLAISI
- the LOC107847586 gene encoding uncharacterized protein LOC107847586 isoform X3; translated protein: MRWGVAAGRKTMVATVILLFVLSGPVKALNYMLMHGLLGFTMGSLWRLRTSWGASIFLCALARAVGALGYVLLSSFLIGENILALITINIHAALSYILASLGSTIVPSMNFIYTLFGTLLLINCTFFVFLLHLLYAIFLTKFGMKAHLRLPRWLAISI
- the LOC107847586 gene encoding uncharacterized protein LOC107847586 isoform X2, which translates into the protein MGRRSWQENHGGNCYTLVCLVWSSESIKLHGDDVTKVATLFSPDSVNAWFTWLHNGFLMEVENKLGCLNLLVRSCSSCGCSRICFVILIFNRRKHTCSDHDKYSCCSLVHPRIFRQYNSSIYELYIHLIRNSAFDKLHVLCVLAASSLCHFPYQIRHESSFEVAKVVSHINLNR
- the LOC107847585 gene encoding choline/ethanolaminephosphotransferase 1 encodes the protein MGYIGAHGVQALHRYKYSGVDHSYVAKYVLQPFWSRCVNFFPLWMPPNMITLTGFLFLVTSALLGYIYSPQLDSPPPRWVNFAHGLLLFLYQTFDAVDGKQARRTNSSSPLGELFDHGCDALACAFEALAFGSTAMCGRNVFWFWVISAVPFYFATWESYFTNTLVLPVVNGPTEGLMLIYFSHFFTALVGSEWWAQPFGKSMPLVSWVPFLNEIQTNKAVLLLMVAFAVIPTLYCNINNVHKVVQATKGSMPRALAMLYPFVVLLGGVLLWDYLSPSNLMKNYPHLVVIGTGLAFGFLVGRLILAHLCDEPKGLKTNMCMSLLCLPFAVANALTARLNDGVPMVDEFWVLLAYTAFSVSLYLHFATSVVHEITSALGIYCFRITRKEA